A genomic window from Arthrobacter sp. FW305-BF8 includes:
- a CDS encoding FRG domain-containing protein, with amino-acid sequence MGNGQEVQVGDLQELVFALTQDQWQPSEAKYRINIAYRGLSSDEYPLETGLARLQAEAAGGLEQHLLRNFKKYAHRNATPGDSLWNWLSVAQHHGLPTRLLDWTFSPYVALHFATSNLRGYGRPGVVWCVDYVAAHELLPSGLRTHVEPLGHGLFTTEILSAAAESLEGFDEYRSDDGGGVPLFFEPPSLDDRIVNQSAVFSIMTDPEASLADWLAEHPELYRKVVFPAELKWAIRNHLDQANVTERVLFPGLDGLCRWLARYYGDRPEQVYPDAQISPTEPADTEPADSGDGQPGSGDGQPGTRSGAQ; translated from the coding sequence GTGGGAAACGGACAGGAAGTCCAAGTTGGAGATCTTCAGGAGCTGGTCTTTGCCCTGACCCAGGACCAGTGGCAGCCGTCGGAGGCCAAGTACCGCATCAACATCGCCTACCGCGGCCTCTCCTCGGACGAATACCCGCTGGAGACCGGCCTCGCCAGGCTGCAGGCTGAAGCCGCCGGTGGCCTGGAGCAGCACCTGCTGCGCAACTTCAAGAAGTACGCCCACCGGAATGCCACGCCTGGCGATTCGCTCTGGAACTGGCTGAGCGTCGCGCAGCACCACGGACTTCCAACCCGCCTGCTCGACTGGACGTTCTCCCCGTACGTCGCACTCCACTTCGCCACCTCGAACCTCCGGGGCTACGGGCGGCCCGGTGTGGTTTGGTGCGTGGACTACGTGGCGGCGCACGAGCTGCTGCCGTCGGGCCTGCGGACCCATGTGGAGCCGCTGGGCCACGGCCTGTTCACCACAGAAATCCTCTCCGCTGCGGCTGAGTCGCTGGAAGGCTTCGATGAATACAGGTCCGACGACGGCGGCGGCGTCCCGCTGTTCTTTGAACCTCCGTCACTGGATGACCGGATCGTCAACCAGTCCGCCGTGTTCTCGATCATGACGGATCCGGAGGCTTCGCTGGCGGACTGGCTGGCGGAGCATCCGGAGCTGTACCGCAAGGTGGTGTTTCCGGCTGAGTTGAAATGGGCCATCCGGAACCACCTGGACCAGGCAAACGTCACCGAACGTGTGCTGTTTCCCGGCCTCGACGGGCTGTGCCGCTGGCTCGCCCGTTATTACGGCGACCGCCCCGAGCAGGTGTACCCGGACGCCCAGATCTCGCCCACCGAGCCTGCCGACACCGAGCCTGCCGACA
- a CDS encoding LuxR family transcriptional regulator produces the protein MRRVFATFTAVLALAGAGLLLAAPSYAGPSVTSATAAVHAGTVQAVAVQTGTSDAAGTPAPTGTSSPSATPSEPPANPGTGEPAESEANRLNYAPYVIAAVLIVTLIVIFVWRRRRGNKTVV, from the coding sequence ATGCGCAGAGTGTTTGCCACTTTCACCGCCGTACTTGCCCTTGCCGGTGCCGGACTTTTGCTCGCTGCACCGTCGTATGCAGGGCCATCCGTTACGAGCGCAACGGCGGCTGTCCACGCCGGGACAGTCCAAGCTGTCGCGGTCCAGACGGGCACGTCCGATGCGGCCGGAACGCCCGCGCCCACCGGAACGTCGTCCCCGTCCGCAACCCCGTCGGAGCCTCCGGCCAACCCAGGCACCGGAGAACCGGCCGAATCGGAAGCCAACCGCCTCAACTACGCCCCGTACGTCATCGCGGCGGTATTGATTGTCACCCTGATCGTCATCTTTGTCTGGCGACGCCGCCGCGGGAACAAAACCGTGGTCTAA
- a CDS encoding DUF4383 domain-containing protein: protein MTTMDSAAGARSRLQRAAQAVGAVFLLVGILGFIPGITSNYPSLGMAGPASEAMLLGVFQVSILHNIVHLLFGVAGLLMARTPGQAKSYLLYGGVIYLVLWLYGLLIGHDTAANFVPVNTADNWLHFLLGVGMIGLALLLSRNTRRVHGPATGH, encoded by the coding sequence ATGACCACCATGGACAGCGCGGCCGGTGCAAGGTCCCGGCTGCAAAGGGCCGCCCAGGCCGTCGGAGCAGTATTCCTGCTCGTCGGCATCCTCGGCTTCATTCCCGGCATCACCTCGAATTACCCGTCGCTGGGAATGGCCGGACCCGCCTCCGAAGCCATGCTTCTGGGCGTCTTCCAGGTATCCATCCTGCACAACATCGTCCACCTGCTCTTCGGCGTGGCCGGACTGCTCATGGCCCGGACGCCGGGACAGGCCAAGAGCTACCTGCTGTACGGCGGGGTCATATACCTGGTCCTCTGGCTGTATGGCCTGCTCATCGGCCACGACACCGCAGCAAACTTCGTTCCGGTCAATACAGCTGACAACTGGCTGCACTTCCTGCTGGGCGTCGGCATGATCGGACTGGCCCTGTTGCTCTCCCGCAACACCAGGAGGGTCCACGGTCCAGCCACGGGCCATTAA
- the ctaD gene encoding aa3-type cytochrome oxidase subunit I gives MTAYQQPASTTATEAPRVVPRRKGNMVVKWITSTDHKTIGYMYLIASFVFFCLGGVMALIIRAELFEPGMQILVTKEQYNQMFTMHGTVMLLMFATPLFAGFTNVIMPLQIGAPDVAFPRLNALAFWFFLFGSTIAVSGFITPQGSASFGWTAYAPLNNTTFTPGIGGDLWVFGLALSGFGTILGAVNFITTIICMRAPGMTMWRMPIFTWNTFITSVLVIMAFPPLAAALFGVGADRRFGAHIYDPENGGALLWQHLFWFFGHPEVYIIALPFFGIVSEIFPVFSRKPIFGYKGLVYATIAIAALSATVWAHHMYVTGSVLLPFFALMTMFIAVPTGVKFFNWIGTLWGGSLTFETPMLWSIGFLITFLFGGLTGIILASPPLDFHVSDSYFVVAHFHYVVFGTVVFAMFAGFYFWWPKWTGKMLNERLGKIHFWMLLVGFHATFLIQHWLGVEGMPRRYADYMPQDNFEAMNQFSTIGSFLLGASLIPFFWNVFITARSREKVEVDDPWGFGASLEWATSCPPPRHNFTSLPRIRSERPALDLHHPELRVREHDAVHSPVADALGAADIGERDVKNPNPDV, from the coding sequence ATGACCGCATATCAGCAACCAGCCAGCACCACCGCCACCGAGGCTCCTCGTGTGGTGCCCCGCCGAAAAGGCAACATGGTGGTCAAGTGGATCACCTCCACAGACCACAAGACCATCGGGTACATGTACCTGATCGCGTCCTTCGTTTTCTTCTGCCTCGGCGGCGTGATGGCTTTGATCATCCGCGCAGAGCTCTTCGAACCCGGCATGCAGATTCTGGTGACGAAGGAACAGTACAACCAGATGTTCACCATGCACGGCACGGTCATGCTGCTCATGTTCGCCACCCCGCTGTTCGCCGGCTTCACCAACGTGATCATGCCCCTGCAGATCGGTGCACCTGACGTCGCGTTCCCCCGGCTGAACGCGCTGGCCTTCTGGTTCTTCCTGTTCGGCTCCACCATCGCCGTGTCCGGCTTCATCACCCCGCAGGGATCGGCGTCCTTCGGCTGGACGGCGTACGCGCCGCTTAACAACACCACGTTTACACCGGGCATTGGCGGTGACCTCTGGGTCTTCGGCCTGGCACTGTCCGGCTTCGGCACGATCCTAGGCGCGGTCAACTTCATCACCACCATCATCTGCATGCGCGCCCCCGGCATGACCATGTGGCGCATGCCGATCTTCACCTGGAATACCTTCATCACCTCGGTGCTGGTGATCATGGCCTTCCCGCCACTGGCCGCCGCGCTGTTCGGTGTCGGCGCGGACCGCCGCTTCGGCGCCCACATCTACGACCCCGAGAATGGCGGGGCGTTGTTGTGGCAGCACCTGTTCTGGTTCTTCGGGCACCCCGAGGTGTACATCATCGCGCTGCCGTTCTTCGGCATCGTGTCCGAGATCTTCCCGGTCTTCAGCCGCAAGCCGATCTTCGGCTACAAGGGCCTGGTCTACGCGACCATCGCCATCGCCGCCCTGTCGGCCACGGTCTGGGCGCACCACATGTACGTCACCGGCTCCGTGCTGCTCCCGTTCTTTGCGCTCATGACCATGTTCATCGCGGTCCCCACCGGCGTGAAGTTCTTCAACTGGATCGGGACCCTGTGGGGCGGTTCGCTGACATTCGAGACCCCCATGCTGTGGAGCATCGGCTTCCTCATCACGTTCCTCTTCGGCGGCCTGACCGGCATCATCCTGGCCTCCCCGCCGCTGGACTTCCACGTCTCCGACTCCTACTTCGTGGTGGCACACTTCCACTACGTGGTCTTCGGCACCGTGGTGTTCGCGATGTTCGCCGGCTTCTACTTCTGGTGGCCGAAGTGGACGGGCAAGATGCTCAACGAGCGCCTCGGCAAGATCCACTTCTGGATGCTGCTCGTGGGCTTCCACGCCACGTTCCTGATCCAGCACTGGCTAGGCGTTGAAGGCATGCCCCGCCGCTACGCGGACTACATGCCGCAGGACAACTTCGAGGCCATGAACCAGTTCTCCACCATTGGCTCGTTCCTGCTGGGGGCCTCGCTGATTCCGTTCTTCTGGAACGTTTTCATCACCGCCCGGAGCCGGGAAAAGGTGGAAGTCGACGATCCCTGGGGCTTCGGTGCCTCGCTGGAATGGGCCACGTCCTGCCCGCCGCCGCGGCACAACTTCACGTCCCTGCCGCGCATCCGCTCCGAACGCCCCGCCCTGGACCTGCACCATCCCGAGCTGCGCGTTCGCGAACACGACGCCGTGCACTCCCCGGTGGCTGACGCTCTGGGTGCTGCAGACATCGGCGAGCGCGACGTGAAGAACCCGAATCCGGACGTCTGA